The following proteins come from a genomic window of Nocardioides albertanoniae:
- a CDS encoding alpha/beta hydrolase family esterase, whose translation MSPRHLRLLAPVAAVTAVTAVSLAPSAVTALSPASSDAAQRSSAQASTSRAACTKPTEQEPDSSQKHELTSGGIERSYVLRLPEGYDKRDSWPLIVAYHGRGSTGVEVEGFSELSDLPAVVAYPDGAIGTGSGYRKAWQGAPYEAPGVDDVAFTRDLLGAIEADHCIDTSRVYATGKSNGAGLAVLLGCQLPGTFAAVAPVAPALYPGTRTGCDEAPATPILEIHGVADATIPYAGDPDRDLPAIPEWTQGWADHNGCTETATRTLRDVTTTRWTGCDHDAEVEHVAVDGGGHVWPGGDIYSGGGHVTHTIESASVIWDFFSRHRLTSEG comes from the coding sequence ATGTCCCCACGACACCTCCGCCTCCTGGCGCCGGTCGCCGCCGTCACAGCCGTGACCGCCGTGTCCTTGGCCCCCAGCGCTGTCACCGCCCTGTCCCCCGCCTCCTCCGATGCCGCTCAGCGATCCTCCGCTCAGGCCTCCACGAGCAGGGCGGCGTGCACCAAGCCCACCGAGCAGGAGCCCGACAGCAGCCAGAAGCACGAGCTGACCAGCGGCGGCATCGAGCGCAGCTATGTGCTCCGCCTGCCTGAGGGCTATGACAAGCGTGACAGCTGGCCGCTGATCGTCGCCTACCACGGCCGCGGCAGCACCGGGGTCGAGGTCGAAGGCTTCTCCGAGCTCTCCGACCTGCCCGCGGTCGTCGCCTATCCCGACGGCGCGATCGGCACCGGATCCGGCTACCGCAAGGCCTGGCAGGGCGCACCGTACGAGGCGCCGGGCGTCGACGACGTCGCCTTCACCCGCGACCTGCTCGGCGCGATCGAGGCCGACCACTGCATCGACACCTCCAGGGTCTATGCCACCGGCAAGTCCAACGGCGCCGGCCTGGCCGTGCTGCTCGGCTGCCAGCTGCCCGGCACGTTCGCCGCCGTCGCCCCGGTCGCACCCGCTCTCTACCCCGGCACCCGCACCGGCTGCGACGAGGCTCCGGCGACGCCGATCCTCGAGATCCACGGCGTCGCCGACGCGACCATCCCCTATGCCGGCGACCCCGACCGCGACCTGCCCGCCATCCCCGAGTGGACGCAGGGCTGGGCCGACCACAACGGCTGCACCGAGACCGCCACCCGCACCCTCCGCGACGTGACCACCACGCGCTGGACCGGCTGCGACCACGACGCCGAGGTCGAGCACGTAGCCGTCGACGGCGGCGGCCACGTCTGGCCGGGCGGCGACATCTACTCCGGTGGCGGCCACGTCACCCACACCATCGAGTCCGCGTCGGTGATCTGGGACTTCTTCTCCCGGCACCGCCTCACCAGCGAAGGGTGA
- a CDS encoding creatininase family protein: MSARLAEMTTLEATRAAEDGTIVVLPVGAFEQHGAALPMATDQIRAEALADAVAEALPGRVIIGPGVPVGVSPHHQAFAGTVSLRPALFAAVVREYVESLAAHGWRRFLVITGHGGNNSTLGTIAQDLLRDRPDIEFAWAPVTALAKDAVAEMELSAISGHSGEAETSQMLHVAPDLVRHDLLAPGTTTPDELDPFARLARSVSHPAVAVAYDRLSPTGVLGDPRRASAEHGRAIYAEATDRLVAFIKEWLDT; this comes from the coding sequence ATGAGCGCGCGACTGGCAGAGATGACCACCCTCGAGGCGACCCGTGCCGCCGAGGACGGGACGATCGTGGTGCTGCCCGTGGGCGCCTTCGAGCAGCACGGTGCCGCGCTCCCGATGGCCACCGACCAGATCCGCGCCGAGGCGCTCGCCGACGCCGTCGCCGAGGCGCTGCCCGGCAGGGTGATCATCGGCCCCGGGGTGCCGGTCGGGGTCTCACCTCATCACCAGGCCTTCGCCGGCACGGTCAGCCTGCGACCGGCCCTCTTCGCCGCCGTCGTACGTGAGTACGTCGAGTCGCTGGCCGCCCACGGCTGGCGCCGCTTCCTGGTCATCACCGGGCACGGCGGCAACAACTCCACCCTCGGCACCATCGCCCAGGACCTGCTGCGCGACCGGCCCGACATCGAGTTCGCCTGGGCCCCGGTCACGGCGCTGGCCAAGGACGCCGTCGCCGAGATGGAGCTCAGCGCGATCAGCGGTCACAGCGGTGAGGCCGAGACCTCCCAGATGCTGCACGTCGCCCCCGATCTCGTACGCCACGACCTGCTCGCCCCTGGCACCACCACGCCCGACGAGCTCGACCCCTTCGCCCGGCTGGCTCGCTCGGTGAGCCATCCCGCCGTCGCCGTCGCCTACGACCGCCTCTCCCCCACCGGCGTGCTCGGCGACCCGCGACGCGCGAGCGCCGAGCACGGTCGGGCGATCTACGCCGAGGCCACCGACCGGCTCGTCGCCTTCATCAAGGAGTGGCTCGACACCTAG